A stretch of the Sporichthya brevicatena genome encodes the following:
- a CDS encoding Rv3235 family protein, whose translation MSVAAAAYRLRRLPAPATEPPYDESPVLPVAPVAPVAPVAPVTAVQGTLALTFTLPSGVPAAPTPVLRVLAEPPVEDPDDDTLPPLRCWADTLAMAIAQILTGERTPGQFRQWTLPEVFDVLARHAALAAARPRRRAALRAVRICSPAAGIAEVTTVVHGLTRPKALAFRLESRRSRWLCTALEVG comes from the coding sequence ATGTCCGTGGCCGCCGCCGCGTACCGCCTGCGCCGCCTGCCCGCGCCCGCCACCGAGCCGCCCTACGACGAGTCCCCGGTGCTTCCGGTCGCCCCGGTCGCCCCGGTCGCCCCGGTCGCCCCGGTCACCGCCGTCCAGGGCACGCTCGCCCTCACCTTCACGCTCCCCTCCGGGGTGCCGGCCGCTCCGACGCCGGTGCTGCGCGTGCTCGCGGAGCCGCCGGTCGAAGACCCGGACGACGACACGCTCCCGCCGCTACGGTGCTGGGCGGACACGCTCGCGATGGCGATCGCCCAGATCCTCACCGGCGAGCGCACCCCAGGGCAGTTCCGGCAGTGGACCCTGCCCGAGGTGTTCGACGTCCTCGCCCGCCACGCGGCCCTCGCGGCCGCGCGCCCGCGCCGCCGGGCGGCCCTGCGCGCCGTGCGTATCTGCTCCCCCGCCGCCGGCATCGCCGAGGTGACGACGGTGGTCCATGGCCTCACCCGGCCGAAGGCCCTCGCCTTCCGGCTCGAGTCGCGCCGGTCCCGCTGGCTGTGCACGGCGCTGGAGGTCGGCTGA
- a CDS encoding DUF6912 family protein — protein MRVYLPTTFPALAAAAAAGGFGPAPLLAFAVTPALREWYASGDAEELEYAATVDAARECLRRLAADPTAPPRRVVVAADVPDESVQPAPDVHPAAVHLTAEVPMRKVASVHVDEPEAENDIRAAVAAVPAADAGDADAAFVVDGAEDHDLHWYATQEIEALIATVS, from the coding sequence GTGCGGGTCTATCTGCCGACCACCTTTCCGGCGCTGGCCGCCGCCGCGGCGGCCGGTGGCTTCGGTCCGGCGCCGCTGCTCGCGTTCGCCGTCACCCCGGCCCTGCGCGAGTGGTACGCCTCCGGCGACGCGGAGGAGCTGGAGTACGCCGCGACCGTCGACGCCGCCCGCGAGTGCCTGCGCCGCCTGGCCGCCGACCCCACCGCGCCACCGCGCCGGGTCGTGGTCGCGGCCGACGTCCCGGACGAGTCCGTGCAGCCGGCTCCCGACGTCCATCCGGCGGCCGTGCACCTGACCGCCGAGGTGCCGATGCGCAAGGTCGCGTCGGTCCACGTCGACGAGCCGGAGGCCGAGAACGACATCCGCGCGGCGGTCGCCGCCGTCCCGGCCGCCGACGCCGGCGACGCGGATGCGGCTTTTGTGGTCGACGGTGCCGAAGACCACGACTTGCACTGGTACGCCACCCAGGAGATCGAGGCGTTGATCGCCACGGTGTCCTGA
- a CDS encoding LCP family protein: MASLLPGVGHLIVGRRRAGMTLLLATIVLVVGLGAVLLTLDASATERLAVKTDVLLAIAGGLVLAGLLWCATIVSAYRAARPPRMSGSQAAVTRGLVGLTCLAVMTPLTYGASTVYAARDVLSDKFRSDLLQTATDAAGVPVTPSPTPTPVPFADRDRVSVLLLGGDGEDDRKGVRTDALILATVDTRTGRTSLISLPRNLQNIPMRPGTPLAKAYPNGYPEFWFGLYTVAADNPALMPHVRPENAGAAAITDTAAYLTGIDIDYYVLTDMAGFRKIVNALGGVTMNVRSGDGLPIPIGGSHAGDGTVTARPHGAIPLGRQKLDGYHALWYVRSRFASGDEERQARQRCLLTAIARQADPGSLLTSIREFTSAAKQVLLTNIPADVLPDFAELVREHRRTAQIDRVTILDVVGSSVHPNVEAIRARAAAAVAGSLTPEATSDHGVPRPICPNL, translated from the coding sequence GTGGCCTCGCTCCTGCCCGGCGTCGGGCACCTCATCGTCGGCCGCCGCCGCGCCGGGATGACGCTGCTGCTGGCGACGATCGTCCTGGTCGTCGGCCTCGGCGCGGTCCTGCTGACGCTCGACGCGTCCGCGACCGAGCGCCTCGCGGTGAAGACCGACGTCCTGCTCGCGATCGCGGGCGGCCTGGTCCTCGCCGGCCTGCTCTGGTGCGCCACGATCGTCTCCGCCTACCGGGCCGCCCGCCCGCCGCGGATGTCCGGGTCCCAGGCGGCCGTCACCCGCGGGCTCGTCGGCCTGACCTGCCTCGCGGTGATGACGCCACTGACCTACGGCGCGTCGACGGTCTACGCCGCCCGCGACGTCCTGTCCGACAAGTTCCGCTCGGACCTGCTCCAGACCGCCACCGACGCGGCCGGCGTCCCGGTGACGCCGAGCCCGACCCCCACCCCGGTGCCGTTCGCCGACCGCGACCGGGTCTCGGTGCTCCTGCTCGGCGGCGACGGCGAGGACGACCGCAAGGGGGTCCGGACCGACGCGCTGATCCTCGCGACCGTCGACACCCGTACGGGCCGGACGTCGCTGATCAGCCTGCCGCGCAACCTGCAGAACATCCCCATGCGGCCGGGCACCCCGCTGGCGAAGGCCTACCCGAACGGGTATCCCGAGTTCTGGTTCGGGCTCTACACGGTGGCCGCCGACAACCCGGCGCTGATGCCGCACGTGCGGCCCGAGAACGCCGGCGCGGCCGCGATCACCGACACTGCCGCCTACCTGACCGGCATCGACATCGACTACTACGTCCTCACGGACATGGCCGGCTTCCGGAAGATCGTCAACGCGCTCGGCGGTGTGACGATGAACGTCCGCTCCGGCGACGGTCTCCCGATCCCGATCGGCGGCTCGCACGCCGGCGACGGGACGGTGACGGCGCGTCCGCACGGGGCGATCCCCCTGGGCCGGCAGAAGCTCGACGGCTACCACGCGCTCTGGTACGTCCGCTCCCGCTTCGCCAGCGGCGACGAGGAGCGCCAGGCCCGGCAGCGGTGCCTGCTCACCGCGATCGCGCGGCAGGCCGACCCGGGCTCACTCCTGACCTCGATCCGCGAGTTCACCAGCGCGGCGAAGCAGGTCCTGCTCACGAACATCCCGGCCGACGTGCTGCCGGACTTCGCGGAACTGGTCCGCGAGCACCGGCGGACCGCGCAGATCGACCGGGTCACGATCCTCGACGTCGTGGGATCCAGCGTGCACCCGAACGTCGAGGCGATCCGGGCGCGCGCGGCGGCCGCAGTCGCCGGCAGCCTCACCCCTGAGGCCACCAGCGACCACGGCGTTCCGCGGCCGATCTGTCCGAACCTGTAG
- the pruA gene encoding L-glutamate gamma-semialdehyde dehydrogenase, whose protein sequence is MDAVTAVPQPRNEPVLTYAPGSPERARVEEALKAVAAETVDITLTVAGEQRAGAGEELVVRAPHRHELVLARGRAATTEQTSAAIDAALTAAPAWRELSFDARAAVFLRAADLLAGPERDHSNAVTMLGQSKTVHQSEIDAVCELVDFWRWNVHFAREILATQPISVPGQWNRTDHRPLEGFVYAVTPFNFTSIAANLPTAPALMGNTVVWKPSTTQLLAAQASMRLLEAAGLPPGVINLVPGAGPEASAAVLPHPALAGIHFTGSTATFSALWRGVAENLSTYRTYPRLVGETGGKDFVLAHPSADPAALRTALIRGAFEYQGQKCSAASRAFVPRSVWERMGEDLLAETAALPMGDVADFSNFLGAVIDERAFTKLRDAIGRARDGSSTRILVGGECDDSEGWFVRPTIVATDDPTNEVLCTEYFGPLLGVFVYEDREWENVLRLVDTGTPYGLTGAVFANDRAAVEQASAALRFTAGNFYVNDKPTGAVVGQQPFGGSRASGTNDKAGSPLNLLRWLSPRSIKETLVPPTDWRYPHLG, encoded by the coding sequence GTGGACGCCGTCACCGCCGTACCGCAGCCGCGCAACGAGCCGGTCCTCACCTACGCGCCGGGGTCGCCCGAGCGGGCCCGGGTGGAGGAGGCCCTCAAGGCCGTCGCGGCCGAGACCGTCGACATCACGCTGACCGTCGCGGGTGAGCAACGCGCCGGCGCGGGCGAGGAGCTCGTGGTCCGCGCCCCGCACCGGCACGAGTTGGTGCTGGCCCGGGGCCGCGCCGCGACGACCGAGCAGACCTCCGCCGCGATCGACGCCGCCCTGACCGCGGCGCCGGCGTGGCGCGAGCTGTCCTTCGACGCCCGCGCTGCCGTCTTCCTCCGGGCCGCCGACCTGCTCGCCGGGCCGGAGCGCGATCACAGCAACGCCGTGACGATGCTCGGACAGTCGAAGACCGTCCACCAGTCGGAGATCGACGCGGTCTGCGAGCTCGTCGACTTCTGGCGCTGGAACGTGCACTTCGCGCGGGAGATCCTCGCGACCCAGCCGATCTCGGTGCCGGGGCAGTGGAACCGCACCGACCACCGGCCGCTCGAGGGCTTCGTCTACGCGGTCACGCCGTTCAACTTCACCTCGATCGCCGCGAACCTGCCGACCGCCCCGGCGCTGATGGGCAACACCGTCGTCTGGAAGCCGTCGACGACGCAGTTGCTCGCGGCCCAGGCGTCGATGCGGCTGCTCGAGGCGGCGGGCCTCCCGCCCGGCGTCATCAACCTGGTGCCCGGGGCGGGGCCGGAGGCCTCGGCCGCGGTGCTGCCGCACCCGGCGCTGGCCGGCATCCACTTCACGGGGTCGACGGCGACGTTCTCCGCGCTGTGGCGCGGGGTGGCCGAGAACCTGTCGACGTACCGGACCTACCCGCGGCTGGTGGGGGAGACCGGCGGCAAGGACTTCGTCCTCGCCCACCCCTCCGCCGACCCGGCCGCGCTGCGCACCGCGTTGATCCGCGGGGCGTTCGAGTATCAGGGGCAGAAGTGCTCCGCCGCGTCACGGGCGTTCGTGCCGCGGTCGGTGTGGGAGCGGATGGGCGAGGACCTCCTCGCCGAGACCGCGGCCCTGCCGATGGGCGACGTCGCGGACTTCTCGAACTTCCTCGGCGCCGTCATCGACGAGCGCGCGTTCACGAAGCTCCGCGACGCGATCGGCCGCGCCCGCGACGGGTCGTCGACGCGCATCCTCGTCGGCGGCGAGTGCGACGACTCCGAGGGCTGGTTCGTCCGTCCGACGATCGTCGCGACCGACGACCCGACGAACGAGGTCCTCTGCACCGAGTACTTCGGTCCGCTGCTGGGCGTCTTCGTCTACGAGGACCGCGAGTGGGAGAACGTCCTCCGCCTCGTCGACACCGGCACCCCGTACGGCCTCACCGGCGCGGTGTTCGCCAACGACCGCGCCGCGGTCGAGCAGGCCTCCGCCGCTCTCCGCTTCACCGCCGGGAACTTCTACGTCAACGACAAGCCCACCGGCGCCGTCGTCGGCCAGCAACCCTTCGGCGGCTCCCGCGCCTCCGGCACCAACGACAAGGCGGGCTCCCCCCTGAACCTCCTGCGGTGGCTCAGCCCCCGGTCGATCAAGGAGACCCTCGTCCCCCCGACCGACTGGCGCTACCCCCACCTGGGCTGA
- a CDS encoding SRPBCC family protein, whose translation MTEKNRVSVSTEIAAPAEKVYAMISDLPRMGEWSTENRGGKWKGGATEPAPGVKFKGKNAVGWRKWSTDVTVLEATSAKVFSFRVSAGPIVLCDWVYDFEPTPTGCKVTETWVDRRMPGMGTVGRLVSGVKDRSVTNKIAMEETLAKVKAAAEQG comes from the coding sequence GTGACCGAGAAGAACCGAGTGTCCGTGTCCACCGAGATTGCCGCGCCGGCCGAGAAGGTCTACGCGATGATCTCCGACCTCCCCCGCATGGGCGAGTGGTCGACCGAGAACCGCGGCGGCAAGTGGAAGGGCGGCGCAACCGAGCCCGCCCCCGGCGTGAAGTTCAAGGGCAAGAACGCCGTCGGCTGGCGCAAGTGGTCGACCGACGTCACCGTCCTCGAAGCCACCTCGGCGAAGGTCTTCTCCTTCCGCGTCAGCGCCGGCCCGATCGTCCTGTGCGACTGGGTCTACGACTTCGAGCCCACCCCCACCGGCTGCAAGGTCACCGAGACCTGGGTCGACCGCCGCATGCCCGGCATGGGCACCGTCGGCCGCCTCGTCAGCGGCGTCAAGGACCGCTCCGTGACGAACAAGATCGCGATGGAGGAGACCCTCGCCAAGGTGAAGGCCGCCGCCGAGCAGGGCTGA